The DNA sequence AGCGCGAGATCAGAAACGCACTCGACAGATCTGATCTTCTGCTGATCACCGGAGGACTTGGAAGTACTTTTGACGATATAACCCTGCAGACGGTGGCCGACTATCTTGAAAGAGAACTTCTTTATGATGACAATTACCACTCGACACTTGTAGAGAGTTTCACAAGAAGATTCTCAAGAGAGGCCCCAGCGGGTTTGAAACGTCAGGCATTCGTGATACAGGATTCTGTTCAGCTGCCAAATTCCTCTGGAAGCGCAAGAGGCGCCTTCATAAGAACAGACAGTAATGAAATTGTGATACTTCCCGGACCTCCAATGGAGATGGAGGCTGTCTTTAGAGAGGCATTGAAACATATTTCACTTCCTTCTGCTACGTTTAGTAGAACTATAGGATTCGTTGACTTGACTGAACCCGAAGTAGAAGACTTCACCGAGCAAATGCTTTCAAGATTTACGGACGTGAAGTTCGTCACGAGAGTACGCTATTATTCAGGACCAACGGTAATTCTCACGGCGAATGATGAAGCAGTGTTGGATGAACTGTGCCTTCTTTTCACAGATCGCTGGAATAAATATATATACACAACTACAGGCGAGGAACTCGTCGATGTTGTGGTAAGGGAGTTGAGAGACAGGAAACTGACAATTTCAGTCGCAGAGTCCTGTTCGGGAGGAAGGCTTTCTGCGCTTCTCACTTCAGTTTCGGGAGTGTCGGCTTTGTTTCCCGGCGGTATAGTCTCCTATTCAAACAAAGTCAAGACGTCTTTGTTGAACGTGAGCGAAAACACTCTCAGAGAATATGGCGCCGTTTCCGAAGAGGTGGCGTTTGAGATGGCTGCAGGAACCAGAATTCTTTTCGGAACAGACGTGGGCCTTTCAGTAACGGGAATAGCCGGTCCTTCAGGCGGAAGCGACTCCAAGCCGGTAGGCCTCGTCTGCTCTGGTATTAGGATAAACAGCTCAATTAATACCTACACCGACAGATTCAAAGGAAATAGAGAAACCGTACAGCTTAGAGGAGCAAACGCTGTTTTAAAGAGGCTTTGGAGGTCGTTTTGGAACGAGTATTACATAGAGTAAATGATCCGATTTCCTGGATAGAGAAAGAAGCCGAAAGTAACTGCAGAAACATCGTGGTTTTTCCAAGTGAGAGGATGCTGGAGTCCTTCGTAGATATTCATGAGAAGAGAGAGGGAGATGGATTCTTCTTTTCTCATGATGTCTTTCCCTTTGAAGAGATTGGCACTTCCCCAAGAATAAGATCGGAACGACTCGCTCTGCTTAGAAGGCTCCTCTTGAGGGAGCTTCGGACAGTTTATACATCCTTTCACGGTATACTGAGAAAAACCGTGCCACTCGATGTGTTCGAGACTCTGTCTTTGAAGGTTGAAGTGGGCGG is a window from the Mesotoga infera genome containing:
- a CDS encoding nicotinamide-nucleotide amidohydrolase family protein is translated as MKAAILLTGDEITKGIVKDSNGGFLAERLTALGFEVQSIVVVPDSKEFIKREIRNALDRSDLLLITGGLGSTFDDITLQTVADYLERELLYDDNYHSTLVESFTRRFSREAPAGLKRQAFVIQDSVQLPNSSGSARGAFIRTDSNEIVILPGPPMEMEAVFREALKHISLPSATFSRTIGFVDLTEPEVEDFTEQMLSRFTDVKFVTRVRYYSGPTVILTANDEAVLDELCLLFTDRWNKYIYTTTGEELVDVVVRELRDRKLTISVAESCSGGRLSALLTSVSGVSALFPGGIVSYSNKVKTSLLNVSENTLREYGAVSEEVAFEMAAGTRILFGTDVGLSVTGIAGPSGGSDSKPVGLVCSGIRINSSINTYTDRFKGNRETVQLRGANAVLKRLWRSFWNEYYIE